Proteins from a single region of Lysinibacillus sp. JNUCC-52:
- a CDS encoding SDR family NAD(P)-dependent oxidoreductase: MSRVVLITGATRGIGRSTAIYLANSQYSVVVNGTNQQLIDEVVQQISANGNRAIGYCADIADVEAVSRMIDFVMEQFGQIDILIHNAGNLRDEKCMRMTTTQWQDVINVHLHGAFYCISCVLPHLLDRGGDILLMTSTAGLLGSKGQLNYSAAKAGILGMTWTLAEELKPFNIRVNAISPAALTDMTKPVIDFISKKYAQRNEPFPDYWKVGTPEDIAHFIGTLLTQQDANLTGEIFGVNGTTVTKWTRPQQSISASSPERFFTMYDEQKGSV, from the coding sequence ATGAGTAGGGTCGTACTTATTACAGGGGCGACAAGGGGAATTGGCCGCAGTACGGCTATTTATCTTGCGAATAGTCAATACAGTGTCGTTGTAAATGGCACGAACCAGCAATTAATTGATGAGGTCGTCCAACAAATTTCTGCCAATGGAAATAGGGCAATAGGGTATTGTGCGGATATTGCGGATGTTGAAGCGGTGTCTAGGATGATTGACTTTGTCATGGAACAGTTTGGGCAAATAGATATATTGATTCATAATGCAGGAAATCTCCGAGATGAAAAATGTATGCGAATGACAACTACGCAATGGCAAGATGTTATCAATGTGCATTTACACGGAGCCTTTTACTGTATTTCGTGTGTACTACCTCATTTACTTGATCGAGGCGGTGATATTTTATTGATGACGTCAACAGCTGGACTATTGGGCTCCAAAGGCCAACTCAATTATAGTGCGGCGAAAGCAGGCATTCTTGGGATGACATGGACATTGGCGGAAGAGTTGAAGCCTTTTAATATTCGTGTAAATGCCATTTCACCTGCTGCGTTAACTGATATGACGAAGCCTGTGATTGATTTTATATCAAAAAAATATGCCCAACGCAATGAACCGTTTCCTGATTATTGGAAGGTGGGGACTCCAGAGGATATTGCCCACTTTATCGGTACATTATTAACACAGCAAGATGCAAATCTAACGGGAGAAATATTTGGGGTAAATGGTACAACGGTTACGAAATGGACGAGACCACAGCAAAGCATTTCTGCCAGTAGTCCAGAGCGTTTTTTCACCATGTACGATGAGCAAAAGGGAAGTGTTTAA
- a CDS encoding MaoC family dehydratase gives MKKTVTAKQVHYYAQVSKDDAAIHINAEAAKQAGFERPIVHGMYLMGLAQSLYMKEHPLKWIVRYNMRFQKPLLIDEEVTFLFIENHTRIEVSISNRNNDQIALGNFEVEELGS, from the coding sequence ATGAAAAAAACAGTTACTGCCAAACAGGTCCACTACTATGCACAAGTATCGAAGGATGATGCAGCGATTCATATTAATGCTGAGGCGGCGAAGCAAGCGGGCTTCGAACGACCGATTGTTCATGGAATGTATTTAATGGGACTTGCTCAATCATTGTATATGAAAGAACATCCGTTGAAATGGATTGTTCGCTATAATATGCGCTTCCAGAAACCACTACTTATAGACGAAGAAGTAACATTTCTGTTTATAGAAAATCACACTAGAATAGAAGTATCGATATCGAATCGCAACAACGACCAAATCGCTTTAGGAAATTTTGAAGTAGAGGAGTTGGGATCATGA
- a CDS encoding thiolase family protein: protein MRDAVIVMAKRTPIGKLGGQLATLEPEHLVAPLIKEIIKETALPSDCIDDVILGNTVGPGGNLARLAALEADLPFSIPGVTIDRQCGSGLEAINMAARFVQSGAGEVYLAGGVESTSRAPWKMKKPNTLMAMPQFYSRAPFTPQRYGDPDMGIAAENVAKKYSISRHAQDHYAYKSHQKAIQAMKSNRFADEIVPLQVKEEWITLDECPRENTSLEKLQSLSPVFLENGTVTAGNACPLNDGAALVLVMSLEKCLEFQLQPILRFVDSQASGVDPNYLGIGPIPAVQKLLKRQQLNVQDIDIVEFNEAFASQVLASIQALQIPEDTVNRAGGAIAIGHPYGASGAVLITRLFYEMKYQPYKRALATLGIGGGMGLATLVEAIK from the coding sequence ATGAGAGACGCAGTGATTGTGATGGCAAAACGAACACCAATCGGCAAGTTGGGTGGTCAGCTAGCTACACTTGAACCCGAGCATTTAGTAGCTCCATTAATAAAAGAAATTATTAAAGAAACAGCATTGCCAAGCGATTGTATTGATGATGTGATTTTAGGTAATACAGTCGGACCAGGAGGGAATTTAGCCAGACTTGCTGCTTTAGAAGCAGATTTACCATTTTCGATTCCAGGTGTTACCATTGACCGTCAATGTGGCTCAGGATTAGAAGCTATAAATATGGCTGCGAGATTCGTTCAAAGTGGAGCAGGAGAGGTTTATTTAGCTGGTGGTGTAGAAAGTACGAGTCGAGCGCCTTGGAAAATGAAAAAGCCGAACACATTAATGGCAATGCCCCAATTCTATTCACGCGCTCCATTTACCCCACAGCGGTATGGAGATCCTGATATGGGGATTGCAGCTGAAAATGTAGCAAAGAAATATTCCATATCACGACATGCTCAAGACCACTATGCATACAAAAGCCATCAAAAGGCGATTCAAGCAATGAAATCAAATCGTTTCGCCGATGAAATAGTGCCTTTACAAGTAAAGGAGGAATGGATAACTTTAGATGAATGTCCAAGAGAAAATACAAGTTTAGAAAAGCTTCAATCTTTAAGCCCTGTTTTTTTAGAAAATGGTACTGTTACAGCTGGAAATGCTTGTCCGTTAAACGATGGCGCAGCGCTAGTATTAGTTATGTCATTAGAAAAATGCCTTGAATTCCAATTACAGCCGATACTACGATTTGTCGATTCTCAGGCTTCAGGTGTCGATCCAAATTATTTAGGGATAGGTCCAATACCAGCTGTACAAAAACTTTTGAAAAGGCAGCAACTAAACGTACAGGATATTGATATTGTTGAATTTAATGAAGCTTTTGCCTCACAGGTGTTAGCATCAATTCAAGCATTACAAATTCCAGAGGACACGGTTAATCGTGCTGGTGGTGCAATTGCCATCGGTCATCCATACGGCGCATCAGGCGCTGTTTTAATTACACGATTATTTTATGAAATGAAATATCAACCGTATAAAAGAGCACTTGCAACATTAGGAATTGGTGGGGGCATGGGGCTTGCAACGCTTGTGGAGGCAATAAAATGA
- a CDS encoding FAS1-like dehydratase domain-containing protein, which yields MKATKKITVTAEWIQRYAKSIDAPLQYLHGRLIAPATMPIVFWQQFNHAHFHDTVPVLHGSQQFIYHLPIQEGMVLDCELALSQTEHKQGKQGPMTFNTYTLNCFEQGTEIVQVKTVLIHVGAAI from the coding sequence ATGAAAGCAACTAAGAAAATAACCGTAACGGCTGAGTGGATACAACGCTATGCAAAAAGTATAGATGCACCGTTGCAATATCTACATGGTAGGCTCATTGCTCCTGCTACAATGCCAATCGTATTTTGGCAACAATTCAATCATGCGCATTTTCATGACACAGTGCCAGTTCTCCATGGCTCGCAGCAATTTATTTATCATTTACCAATTCAAGAAGGCATGGTACTAGACTGTGAATTAGCGTTAAGTCAAACAGAACATAAACAAGGAAAACAAGGACCAATGACTTTTAATACTTATACGTTAAATTGCTTTGAACAAGGAACAGAAATAGTGCAAGTAAAAACAGTTTTGATTCATGTTGGTGCTGCCATATGA